The nucleotide sequence TTCATGGAACTCCTGGATTTCTTCAACTTTAACGAGCGGGTCTTTCTTTCCAGCTATTAGTAAGAGGGGCTTCTTCACTTTGTCTGCATATTCTAATGGATGAACAGGTTTTCCGCCGCTTATCCACATTGTGAAGGGCTTAACAAAGATATATAGCCATTTGGGGAGCTTTGCAAAATATTTGAGCCCTCTTGCTCCTGTTTTGTCGAGGTGCATTGGTGGAGAATCGGCAACTCCACAGCAGACTCTTTCGTCTTCAGCCAGAGCCCTTATAGTGACCATTCCACCCATTGAAAAACCTATAAGTCCAATCTTCTTAGCTTTCTCTGGGTGATTCTTCCTAAGCCAGTCAATTGCTGAGACTAGATCAATCAACTCTTTGTCCCCAACTGTTGTGTATTTTCCCTCACTCTTTCCATGTGCTCTGAAGTCAAAGGCAAGAACATTGTAGCCAGCTTTTAGTAGAATCTCCATCGTCGGTTTTATGTAGATGTCGTTCCATTTGCTTGAGGTGTATCCGTGGAGTGGGATTACTGTTTTTTCATTTTCTTGGTCAATCCACCATGCTTGAAGTTTTAGACCGTCT is from Thermococcus paralvinellae and encodes:
- a CDS encoding alpha/beta hydrolase, producing MILKILVILLVFFFLFVVFVAYKMVKPPREIKEWTPKDLGYNYEEVMIQTRDGLKLQAWWIDQENEKTVIPLHGYTSSKWNDIYIKPTMEILLKAGYNVLAFDFRAHGKSEGKYTTVGDKELIDLVSAIDWLRKNHPEKAKKIGLIGFSMGGMVTIRALAEDERVCCGVADSPPMHLDKTGARGLKYFAKLPKWLYIFVKPFTMWISGGKPVHPLEYADKVKKPLLLIAGKKDPLVKVEEIQEFHERNKKINQNVELWVTEAPHVRTILLAKDEYKKRILEFFEKYL